A region from the Telopea speciosissima isolate NSW1024214 ecotype Mountain lineage unplaced genomic scaffold, Tspe_v1 Tspe_v1.0107, whole genome shotgun sequence genome encodes:
- the LOC122647652 gene encoding ankyrin repeat-containing protein ITN1-like, with product MVKEVIVKLDKMLKRLFEASWSENYEELIKLVTGDENILIRSLDTWSKTPLHVAATMGHAKFGYELLQLNPNLTRDKNYHLSTPLHLASAKGHLEMVSIVNGKDDVFKLFINTQQLSIVSDKRGETVLYLSVNYSRFETMKLILESNIAEELVNLKNIVVNTALHLAVEIRGLEGINLLLIIKE from the exons ATGGTGAAAGAGGTGATTGTAAAATTAGATAAAATGCTGAAGAGGTTGTTTGAGGCTTCATGGAGTGAGAACTATGAAGAACTTATTAAGCTGGTGACTGGAGATGAAAATATTCTGATAAGAAGCTTGGACACATGGAGTAAAACACCACTCCATGTCGCAGCAACGATGGGACATGCCAAATTTGGTTATGAGCTTCTGCAGCTAAACCCAAACCTTACGAGGGATAAAAACTACCATCTCTCTACCCCTCTTCATCTAGCTTCAGCTAAAGGGCACTTGGAGATG GTATCAATCGTAAATGGGAAAGATGatgtttttaaactttttatTAATACACAACAATTGAGTATTGTGAGTGATAAGAGGGGAGAAACTGTTCTGTATCTGAGTGTGAACTACAGTCGATTTGAAACCATGAAACTGATTCTTGAATCAAATATTGCTGAAGAACTGgtcaatttgaaaaatattgtaGTGAACACCGCTTTGCACCTGGCAGTGGAAATCAGAGGATTGGAGGGCATAAATCTGTTGTTAATAATAAAGGAG